A window from Longimicrobiaceae bacterium encodes these proteins:
- a CDS encoding trehalose-6-phosphate synthase: MPTTPGDLEPLFRSYFADRRFVVVSNREPYEHRWSQEVGEVDVRRPAGGLTSALDPLMQALGGTWVAWGSGEADAAVVDRDNRVRVPPENPSYNLRRVWLTHHDIHRYYLGFSNQFLWPLCHLRPDLTRIRSRYWERYRRINRRFAEAVLEEVREREAVVWVQDYHLALAPHLIRSRRPDISLAHFWHIPWPPIDIFRLAPQANYLLRGLLANDLMGFHLPGFSDNFLRCARRIAGATVDWEARTATLNGHTCHVESFPISIDVDQFRAAASAPGVEEQMERLRERYAPAGGFIGVGVDRMDYSKGLPEKFKAIEMLLERYPEFRERFTFIQVAVPSRSDIEAYDDLTQKVDRQVWEINDRFGTERWRPIHLLKQSLPADRLAVLYRLADVCIVSSLQDGMNLVAKEFVASQVDRRGVLLLSCFTGAAEEMGEASLINPYDPEGFALHIRAALSLPPEQRRETMDRLSANLRTIFDWMGEVFTRWGQIAATQPVMPMERLMELEFGAEPDEDRDSDHDD, translated from the coding sequence ATGCCGACCACGCCGGGGGACCTGGAGCCCCTGTTCCGCAGCTACTTCGCCGACCGCCGCTTCGTGGTGGTCTCCAACCGCGAGCCGTACGAGCACCGCTGGTCGCAGGAGGTGGGCGAGGTCGACGTGAGGCGCCCCGCCGGCGGCCTCACCTCGGCGCTCGACCCGCTCATGCAGGCGCTGGGCGGCACGTGGGTCGCCTGGGGCAGCGGCGAGGCCGACGCCGCCGTGGTGGACCGCGACAACCGCGTGCGGGTGCCGCCGGAGAACCCCAGCTACAACCTGCGGCGCGTGTGGCTCACGCACCACGACATCCACCGCTATTATCTGGGCTTCTCCAACCAGTTCCTGTGGCCGCTCTGCCACCTGCGGCCGGACCTGACGCGCATCCGCTCGCGCTACTGGGAGCGCTACCGCCGCATCAACCGCCGCTTCGCCGAGGCCGTGCTGGAAGAGGTTCGCGAGCGCGAAGCCGTGGTGTGGGTGCAGGACTACCACCTGGCGCTGGCGCCGCACCTCATCCGCTCGCGGCGTCCGGACATCTCGCTCGCGCACTTCTGGCACATCCCCTGGCCGCCCATCGACATCTTCCGGCTGGCGCCGCAGGCCAACTACCTGCTGCGCGGCCTGCTGGCGAACGACCTGATGGGCTTTCACCTGCCCGGCTTCAGCGACAACTTCCTGCGCTGCGCCCGCCGCATCGCCGGTGCGACGGTGGACTGGGAGGCGCGCACGGCCACGCTCAACGGCCACACGTGCCATGTGGAGTCGTTCCCCATCTCCATCGACGTGGACCAGTTCCGCGCCGCGGCCTCCGCGCCCGGCGTGGAGGAGCAGATGGAGCGGCTGCGCGAGCGCTACGCGCCGGCCGGCGGGTTCATCGGCGTGGGCGTGGACCGGATGGACTACAGCAAGGGCCTGCCGGAGAAGTTCAAGGCCATCGAGATGCTGCTGGAGCGCTACCCGGAGTTCCGCGAGCGCTTCACCTTCATCCAGGTCGCCGTTCCCAGCCGCAGCGACATCGAGGCGTACGACGACCTCACGCAGAAGGTCGACCGGCAGGTGTGGGAGATCAACGACCGCTTCGGCACCGAGCGGTGGCGGCCCATCCATCTGCTCAAGCAGTCGCTGCCGGCCGACCGCCTGGCCGTGCTCTACCGCCTGGCCGACGTGTGCATCGTCAGCTCGCTGCAGGACGGGATGAACCTGGTGGCCAAGGAGTTCGTGGCCAGTCAGGTGGACCGCAGGGGCGTGCTGCTGCTCTCCTGCTTCACCGGCGCCGCCGAGGAGATGGGCGAGGCATCGCTCATCAACCCGTACGATCCGGAGGGCTTCGCGCTGCACATCCGCGCCGCGCTGTCGCTCCCGCCCGAGCAGCGCCGCGAGACCATGGACCGGCTGTCCGCCAACCTGCGCACGATCTTCGACTGGATGGGCGAGGTGTTCACCCGGTGGGGCCAGATCGCCGCCACGCAGCCGGTGATGCCCATGGAGCGCCTGATGGAGCTGGAGTTCGGCGCCGAGCCCGACGAGGACCGCGACTCCGATCACGACGACTGA
- a CDS encoding putative Se/S carrier-like protein, with amino-acid sequence MARTIFTFATTHHALWAEDVARDAGVPAEPIPAPPAAHARCSLALETLPEDFERLAGILAAESIPFDRYTPEE; translated from the coding sequence ATGGCGCGCACCATCTTCACCTTCGCGACCACCCACCACGCGCTCTGGGCCGAGGACGTGGCGCGCGACGCAGGCGTCCCCGCCGAGCCCATCCCCGCTCCGCCGGCCGCCCACGCGCGGTGCAGCCTGGCACTGGAGACGCTTCCGGAAGATTTCGAGCGCCTGGCCGGGATCCTGGCAGCCGAGTCGATCCCGTTCGACCGCTACACGCCGGAGGAGTGA